One Spinacia oleracea cultivar Varoflay chromosome 4, BTI_SOV_V1, whole genome shotgun sequence DNA segment encodes these proteins:
- the LOC130471806 gene encoding uncharacterized protein: protein MNVQIALEARRKFDLLNGVITMPTPPCTQSDWIAINAMLVSWITNTIEPEVKFSIAKCEQTKNMSVSSYYGKLNALWEALDIHEPIISCSCCSECNAGSIHETRREQAKLHEFIMGLYSDYYAHLRTSILSQDPLPFLDRAYQLVTQDERVPMAKFEPGDQPHEALGFTVRTGMGRGRGRADRPVCTQCKKLGHDASQCLAHLICSHCKKHGHDVNKCYEIVGYPNTWLESSRSDGGTGRGSRYSTFGQGRGTVRANAASGSSTSVAAVSSTTGNSDPQLFSAEQWKALAGLFGNAKVSESRLSGKFDTDLWIIDTGATHHVTGNKSWLFDTHIFECHVGLPNGEISVATLEGCVRLSDKITLKHVLYVPQFHCNLLSVSQLNDNLQCVVQFNSYMCAIQDQTNELIGTGVRRDGLYYFG, encoded by the exons ATGAATGTGCAAATTGCACTTGAAGCAAGACGCAAGTTCGACCTTCTAAATGGTGTTATCACCATGCCTACACCCCCATGTACTCAGTCAGATTGGATTGCTATTAATGCAATGCTCGTCTCATGGATCACGAATACAATTGAGCCCGAG GTAAAGTTTTCTATTGCTAAATGTGAGCAAACTAAAAATATGTCAGTTTCTAGCTATTATGGGAAATTAAATGCTTTATGGGAGGCCCTTGATATTCATGAACCTATTATCTCTTGTTCTTGTTGTTCTGAGTGTAATGCGGGTAGTATTCATGAAACTCGACGTGAGCAAGCTAAGTTACACGAGTTTATAATGGGCTTGTATTCAGATTACTATGCTCACCTGCGTACTAGTATACTGTCACAGGACCCTCTGCCTTTTCTTGACCGTGCATATCAGTTAGTGACTCAAGATGAACGGGTACCCATGGCCAAGTTTGAACCTGGTGATCAACCTCACGAGGCTCTTGGATTCACTGTTCGTACGGGTATGGGGCGAGGGAGAGGACGAGCTGACCGTCCAGTTTGTACACAATGCAAAAAGTTAGGCCATGATGCTTCTCAATGTTTGGCTCATTTAATTTGTAGTCACTGCAAGAAGCATGGACATGACGTTAATAAGTGCTATGAGATTGTAGGCTATCCAAATACATGGCTTGAATCATCTCGGTCTGATGGTGGAACTGGTCGGGGAAGCAGATACTCCACGTTTGGACAAGGTCGAGGTACTGTACGTGCTAACGCAGCCTCAGGAAGCAGCACTTCTGTGGCAGCGGTTAGTTCGACAACAGGCAATAGTGACCCTCAATTATTTTCGGCCGAACAATGGAAGGCTCTTGCGGGTTTGTTTGGTAATGCAAAGGTTTCGGAAAGTCGTTTAAGTGGTAAGTTTGATACTGATTTGTGGATCATTGATACTGGGGCTACGCATCACGTGACTGGTAACAAATCATGGTTATTTGATACACATATATTTGAATGTCATGTTGGCCTACCTAATGGTGAAATTTCAGTTGCTACTTTGGAGGGTTGTGTCCGTTTGTCGGATAAAATAACTCTAAAACATGTCCTTTATGTTCCACAATTTCATTGCAACTTACTCTCCGTTTCTCAACTAAATGATAATTTACAATGTGTTGTCCAATTTAATTCTTATATGTGTGCTATACAGGACCAAACGAATGAGCTGATTGGAACGGGAGTTAGGAGAGACGGACTTTACTACTTCGGATAA